In the Kribbella sp. NBC_00482 genome, one interval contains:
- a CDS encoding sugar-binding protein, whose amino-acid sequence MRHGTRLLAVLGAAALVVTAVIPAPAAPAAAPPTDPFVVNVENLPNGRGVGGAMDLTSYGDLDWVHVTGTGIDRKAGVPQRIAVDDLNPEGGRTTLDDSPISFGWSDGGSAATGVTTGGVFNYDTTTVGDTTAHDAGYRITVPAADSPRRLVFVGGIWQATGTVTVAAVDGSGTAYTTQINASGTAAAKRYTVTIRAGEGVVVTGRFASKLQAAGNLSLSAAALSTVGSGLTATAAPVSMNLTAEGVDDWLHLDGSTVNRRAGVPDSTPRLAVANRQTGAAIGAQSDNPVSYSWTNGTPTASQPGTRHGGIFFADGANTDVDLTDPYGYDLTVPAAAERRTLRFVSGVWRASAKISVSVNGAPAVVNTDLVSTDPSVTRLFELDLEPGDSARISAQLTRKTHASGNVTLAGATVASDYRQLVQNVLNEAASADVYAASASAQRQLDNEITAATATLADGGDLRLAYTFLKAAFDEALSSAANAQYTSVTNPGLTSSFGWEGDLNAPIAFIDGSYRLRSRGDAMITFGVPNIPGKIKWTNAEGYLPAFISEYSKDGLAIKVENFADLVVVGGNRFEVAYSRMMVTNTTSAPARLPRVSNLPTPLNPQATTVGAGQTVVRDYAVAADRFGGTYDWPTAVQLQQLGGFDKHYGHMRQYWNNRLSAIANITDLPDKRLINAYKAGYIYTLIIRDDINGAKELHVGENGYDEMFDHDTIGIVSTLLTIGDFTYARDYLSTLPAQLQYDDAKWKYSWPYAVYLQRTGDKDFIRSRFETIKKNTHTIETDRIDGGTGIIKQTDAIDSHGYWTIDNWSALTGLTTYRYLATALGETAEAAWAKAEYDDLLKVATARIEQTMKQYGLDYIPISMVEPNETGPRKDPRDANWASMFLFGRWAWDGYLFGAAQSGTMFDKIDDTYTHGFERRKDVSDTIYNFGGYPHGYFSSAYNAGYGSAALRGEQYRDLGIKSYQYMIDKTMSGPFGWWEGVDYPSADSPWNIDHARGGGGSNQHMWGQSTATKVLFDSLIAEKSDGTVIIGRGVPNEWIRTRQKIGLNSYPVTNGGRLGYRLTTAGKTVTLQLTGNTSTPTGYSLELPALRNNIAYVAAKGATVNQAAGTIHLPRGTTHVTVVLRHTM is encoded by the coding sequence TAGGCGCCGCAGCGCTCGTGGTGACCGCAGTGATCCCCGCCCCGGCCGCACCCGCGGCCGCCCCGCCCACTGACCCGTTCGTGGTGAACGTCGAGAACCTCCCGAACGGGCGCGGAGTCGGCGGCGCCATGGATCTGACGTCGTACGGCGACCTGGACTGGGTTCACGTCACCGGGACCGGGATCGACCGCAAGGCCGGCGTACCGCAGAGGATCGCGGTCGACGACCTGAACCCCGAGGGTGGCCGGACCACGCTCGACGACAGCCCGATCTCGTTCGGCTGGTCGGACGGAGGGTCCGCTGCGACGGGCGTCACCACTGGAGGCGTGTTCAACTACGACACGACGACCGTGGGCGACACGACGGCCCACGACGCCGGCTACCGGATCACCGTTCCGGCCGCAGACTCGCCACGACGCCTGGTGTTCGTGGGTGGGATCTGGCAGGCCACCGGAACCGTCACCGTCGCGGCGGTTGACGGCAGCGGCACGGCGTACACCACGCAGATCAACGCGAGTGGTACCGCGGCCGCGAAGCGCTACACCGTGACGATCCGCGCGGGTGAGGGCGTCGTCGTGACGGGCAGATTCGCGAGCAAACTCCAGGCGGCGGGCAACCTGTCCCTGTCGGCTGCGGCGCTCTCTACGGTTGGCTCCGGTCTAACCGCGACCGCGGCACCGGTCTCGATGAACCTGACGGCCGAGGGCGTCGACGATTGGCTGCACCTGGACGGATCGACGGTCAACCGTCGCGCCGGCGTACCGGATTCGACGCCGCGGCTCGCGGTCGCGAACCGGCAGACGGGCGCAGCGATCGGCGCGCAGAGCGACAACCCGGTGAGCTATTCGTGGACGAACGGTACGCCGACCGCGTCGCAGCCGGGCACGCGTCACGGCGGGATCTTCTTCGCCGACGGCGCGAACACTGATGTCGACCTCACCGACCCGTACGGCTACGACCTCACGGTCCCGGCGGCAGCGGAACGTCGTACGCTGCGCTTCGTCTCGGGCGTATGGCGTGCCTCGGCGAAGATCTCGGTCTCTGTCAACGGAGCGCCGGCCGTCGTGAATACAGATCTGGTCAGCACCGATCCGTCGGTCACCAGGCTGTTCGAACTCGATCTCGAGCCCGGAGACTCGGCTCGGATCAGTGCGCAGCTGACTCGCAAGACGCATGCCTCCGGCAACGTCACGCTAGCCGGAGCCACAGTGGCGAGCGACTACCGCCAGCTGGTCCAGAACGTGCTCAACGAGGCCGCTTCGGCCGATGTGTACGCCGCGAGCGCGTCCGCGCAACGTCAACTGGACAACGAGATCACGGCCGCGACGGCGACCCTGGCCGACGGCGGAGACCTGCGACTCGCATACACCTTCCTCAAGGCGGCCTTCGACGAGGCGCTGTCGTCCGCGGCGAACGCGCAGTACACCTCCGTGACCAACCCGGGGCTCACCTCGTCGTTCGGTTGGGAGGGTGATCTCAACGCGCCGATCGCCTTCATCGACGGCAGTTACCGGCTGCGCAGCCGGGGCGACGCGATGATCACGTTCGGGGTGCCGAACATCCCGGGCAAGATCAAGTGGACCAACGCCGAGGGGTACCTGCCGGCGTTCATCAGCGAGTACTCGAAGGACGGGCTCGCGATCAAGGTCGAGAACTTCGCCGACCTGGTCGTTGTCGGAGGCAACCGGTTCGAGGTCGCGTACTCGCGGATGATGGTCACCAACACCACCTCGGCGCCGGCCCGGCTGCCGCGGGTCTCGAACCTGCCGACGCCTCTGAACCCACAAGCCACCACGGTCGGCGCCGGGCAGACCGTCGTACGCGACTATGCAGTGGCGGCCGATCGGTTCGGTGGCACGTACGACTGGCCGACCGCGGTTCAGCTCCAGCAGCTCGGCGGGTTCGACAAGCACTACGGCCACATGCGTCAGTACTGGAACAACCGCCTGTCGGCGATCGCGAACATCACCGACCTGCCGGACAAGCGCCTGATCAACGCCTACAAGGCCGGGTACATCTACACGCTGATCATCCGTGACGACATCAACGGCGCAAAGGAACTGCACGTCGGCGAGAACGGGTACGACGAGATGTTCGACCACGACACGATCGGCATCGTGTCGACGCTGCTGACGATCGGCGACTTCACCTACGCACGCGACTACCTGTCGACGCTGCCGGCGCAGCTGCAGTACGACGACGCGAAGTGGAAGTACAGCTGGCCGTACGCTGTGTACCTGCAGCGCACCGGCGACAAGGACTTCATCCGCAGCCGGTTCGAGACCATCAAGAAGAACACCCACACGATCGAGACCGACCGGATCGACGGCGGTACCGGGATCATCAAGCAGACCGACGCGATCGACTCGCACGGGTACTGGACGATCGACAACTGGTCCGCGCTGACCGGGCTCACGACGTACCGCTATCTCGCCACGGCACTCGGTGAGACGGCCGAGGCCGCGTGGGCGAAGGCGGAGTACGACGACCTGCTGAAGGTGGCGACTGCCCGCATCGAGCAGACGATGAAGCAATACGGCCTGGACTACATCCCGATCTCGATGGTCGAACCGAACGAGACCGGTCCGCGCAAGGATCCGCGGGACGCCAACTGGGCCTCGATGTTCCTGTTCGGGCGATGGGCCTGGGACGGGTACCTGTTCGGCGCCGCGCAGAGCGGGACGATGTTCGACAAGATCGACGACACGTACACGCACGGGTTCGAGCGGCGCAAGGATGTCTCGGACACGATCTACAACTTCGGCGGGTACCCGCACGGATACTTCTCGAGCGCGTACAACGCCGGGTACGGGAGCGCCGCGCTGCGCGGTGAGCAGTATCGCGATCTGGGGATCAAGTCGTACCAGTACATGATCGACAAGACGATGAGCGGGCCGTTCGGCTGGTGGGAAGGTGTCGACTACCCGAGCGCCGACTCCCCGTGGAACATCGACCATGCACGCGGCGGTGGCGGGTCGAACCAGCACATGTGGGGTCAGTCGACCGCGACGAAGGTCCTGTTCGACTCGCTGATCGCGGAGAAGTCCGACGGCACGGTGATCATCGGGCGCGGTGTGCCGAACGAGTGGATCCGCACGCGGCAGAAGATCGGGCTCAACAGCTATCCGGTCACCAACGGCGGCCGCCTCGGCTACCGGCTGACCACGGCCGGCAAGACCGTGACCCTCCAGCTCACCGGCAACACCTCAACCCCCACCGGCTACAGCCTCGAACTCCCGGCGCTGCGCAACAACATCGCGTACGTCGCGGCAAAGGGCGCAACCGTCAACCAAGCCGCAGGCACCATCCACCTACCCCGCGGCACCACCCACGTGACAGTAGTCCTCCGCCACACCATGTGA
- a CDS encoding alpha/beta fold hydrolase, translating into MIERDLQLADGRTLHSYDTGGDGFPVLWNHGTPNVGAPPEPLFAAADRLGLRWVSFDRPGYGGSTVQRGRSVASVAGDAAAVADSLGIGHFAVAGYSGGGTFALGTAAALGERVRAVVTLAAIAPYGGDGLAWFDGMVPSSIAALGSAAAGADVREALHNSGFDYDAGFTGDDLAMFDGPWGWLGKVAGPGLDAGPYGQIDDDASYTHPWGCDPATITAPVLLLHGTTDGIIPVSHGRWLAAHCPTATLRVCEGASHFTIVEHAEPGLDWLAEVVR; encoded by the coding sequence ATGATCGAGCGCGACCTGCAACTGGCCGACGGCCGCACGCTGCACAGTTACGACACCGGCGGCGACGGCTTCCCGGTGCTGTGGAACCACGGAACGCCGAACGTCGGCGCGCCGCCGGAGCCGCTGTTCGCCGCGGCCGACCGGCTGGGACTGCGCTGGGTGTCGTTCGACCGGCCGGGGTACGGCGGCTCGACGGTGCAGCGCGGGAGGTCGGTCGCCTCGGTCGCCGGCGATGCGGCCGCGGTGGCGGATTCGCTCGGGATCGGGCACTTCGCGGTCGCGGGGTACTCCGGGGGCGGGACGTTCGCGCTGGGCACCGCCGCTGCGCTGGGCGAACGGGTCCGCGCGGTCGTCACGCTGGCGGCGATCGCGCCGTACGGCGGCGACGGACTGGCCTGGTTCGACGGGATGGTGCCGTCGTCGATCGCGGCGCTGGGCAGTGCGGCGGCCGGGGCCGACGTACGCGAGGCCCTGCACAACTCGGGGTTCGACTACGACGCGGGCTTCACCGGCGACGACCTGGCGATGTTCGACGGTCCGTGGGGCTGGCTGGGGAAGGTCGCAGGTCCGGGACTCGACGCCGGCCCGTACGGGCAGATCGACGACGACGCGTCGTACACGCATCCGTGGGGGTGCGACCCCGCCACGATCACGGCTCCGGTCCTGCTGCTGCACGGCACCACGGACGGCATCATCCCGGTCAGTCACGGCCGCTGGCTGGCGGCGCACTGCCCGACAGCGACCCTGCGGGTATGCGAGGGCGCGAGTCACTTCACGATCGTCGAGCACGCCGAGCCGGGCCTCGACTGGCTCGCGGAGGTCGTCCGATGA
- a CDS encoding epoxide hydrolase family protein, producing the protein MRPFTIDVPEADLADLRHRLAGTRWAPEPVGDLTGYGVPRGWIEELVDYWRDGYDWRSWEARLNQYPQYTTTIDGTNVHFLHIRSPRPGALPLILTHGWPGSVVEFLDVIEPLTDPAEGLAFDLVIPSLPGFAWSGPTPDLGWGPQRIARAWAVLMERLGYDRYGAAGNDWGSHVAPELGRVAPDAVVGVHVTQLFSFPDGEWLAYPPNAEPDRDALTTEENEALDDLRDLQRNYSSYAHVHAQKPHTLGFGLTDSPVGLLAWNGQVMRGLDRDTLLTHVTAYWLTRTATSAVRIYAEHQRQTVPGTPTTAPLALAQFPDDLNSIRAYAERDHANIISWTTHDRGGHYAAHQATDLLVQDIRVFYEKLLSSS; encoded by the coding sequence ATGAGGCCCTTCACGATCGACGTACCGGAGGCGGACCTCGCGGATCTGCGGCATCGGTTGGCCGGCACCCGATGGGCGCCGGAACCGGTCGGCGATCTGACCGGGTACGGCGTACCGCGCGGGTGGATCGAGGAACTCGTCGACTACTGGCGCGACGGCTACGACTGGCGCTCGTGGGAGGCGCGGCTGAACCAGTACCCGCAGTACACGACCACGATCGACGGGACGAACGTCCACTTCCTGCACATCCGCTCCCCCCGCCCGGGCGCACTCCCGTTGATCCTCACGCACGGCTGGCCCGGGTCCGTCGTCGAGTTCCTCGACGTCATCGAGCCGCTGACCGATCCGGCCGAAGGCCTCGCCTTCGATCTGGTGATCCCGTCGCTGCCGGGATTTGCCTGGTCCGGACCGACACCGGACCTCGGCTGGGGACCGCAGCGCATCGCCCGGGCATGGGCGGTCCTGATGGAGCGGCTGGGGTACGACCGTTATGGTGCGGCGGGCAACGATTGGGGCTCGCACGTCGCTCCCGAGCTCGGCCGCGTCGCGCCCGACGCGGTCGTCGGAGTCCACGTGACCCAGCTGTTCTCGTTCCCGGACGGCGAATGGCTCGCCTATCCCCCGAACGCCGAGCCGGATCGCGACGCACTGACGACCGAAGAGAACGAGGCCCTCGACGATCTGCGCGACCTTCAGCGCAACTACAGCTCCTACGCGCACGTGCACGCCCAGAAACCACACACTCTCGGGTTCGGTCTGACCGACTCCCCCGTCGGTCTGCTCGCCTGGAACGGCCAGGTCATGCGTGGCCTCGACCGCGACACGCTCCTGACCCACGTCACGGCGTACTGGCTGACCCGAACTGCGACCTCAGCCGTCCGCATCTACGCCGAGCATCAACGGCAGACCGTGCCCGGCACACCGACCACGGCACCGCTCGCCCTGGCCCAGTTCCCGGACGACCTGAACTCGATCCGCGCGTACGCCGAGCGCGACCACGCGAACATCATCTCCTGGACCACGCACGACCGAGGCGGCCACTACGCCGCCCACCAAGCCACCGACCTGCTGGTCCAGGACATCCGCGTCTTCTACGAGAAGCTGCTGTCCAGTTCCTGA